In Streptomyces sp. NBC_01717, one DNA window encodes the following:
- a CDS encoding alpha/beta fold hydrolase, with translation MTVPDSSAFGPTGPGSGSPVRLDGPWTHRDVAANGARFHIAELGDGPLVLLLHGFPQFWWTWRHQLTALADAGFRAVAMDLRGVGGSDRTPRGYDPANLALDITGVIRSLGEPDAALVGHDMGGYLAWTAAVMRPKLVRRLAVSSMPHPRRWRSSMLSDFAQSRAGSYIWGFQRPWVPERQLVADDAALVGRLIRDWSGPRAAEFPDDAAVDVYRRAMCIPSTAHCSIEPYRWMVRSMARPDGIQFNRRMKRPVRVPTLHLHGSLDPAVRTRSAAGSGQYVEAPYRWRLFDGLGHFPHEEDPVGFSTELINWLKDPEPDR, from the coding sequence ATGACCGTCCCCGATTCCAGCGCATTCGGCCCCACCGGCCCCGGCTCAGGCAGTCCCGTACGCCTCGACGGCCCCTGGACCCACCGCGACGTGGCAGCCAACGGGGCCCGCTTCCACATCGCCGAGCTGGGGGACGGGCCGCTCGTACTGCTGTTGCACGGCTTCCCGCAGTTCTGGTGGACCTGGCGCCATCAGCTGACCGCACTCGCCGACGCCGGCTTCCGTGCCGTCGCGATGGATCTGCGCGGAGTGGGCGGCAGCGACCGTACGCCTCGGGGTTACGACCCCGCCAACCTCGCCCTCGACATCACCGGCGTGATCCGCTCGCTCGGCGAGCCGGACGCCGCGCTGGTCGGCCACGACATGGGCGGCTACCTCGCCTGGACGGCCGCGGTGATGCGGCCGAAGCTGGTGCGCCGGCTGGCGGTCTCCTCGATGCCGCACCCGCGCCGTTGGCGGTCCTCCATGCTCTCCGACTTCGCACAGTCCCGGGCGGGCTCGTACATCTGGGGCTTCCAGCGGCCTTGGGTGCCGGAGCGTCAGCTCGTCGCGGACGACGCGGCGTTGGTCGGCCGGCTGATCCGCGACTGGTCGGGGCCGCGGGCGGCGGAGTTCCCCGACGACGCGGCGGTGGACGTCTACCGGCGCGCGATGTGCATCCCGTCGACGGCGCACTGCTCGATCGAGCCGTACCGCTGGATGGTGCGGTCCATGGCGCGCCCGGACGGCATCCAGTTCAACCGCAGGATGAAGCGCCCGGTGCGGGTGCCCACACTGCATCTGCACGGTTCGCTCGATCCGGCGGTCCGTACGCGGAGTGCGGCGGGGTCCGGCCAGTACGTCGAAGCGCCGTACCGTTGGCGACTTTTCGATGGTCTGGGGCACTTCCCGCACGAGGAGGATCCGGTCGGTTTCTCGACCGAACTCATCAACTGGCTCAAGGATCCCGAGCCGGACCGGTAG
- a CDS encoding phage holin family protein, producing MSDPGNYAGSADRSLGQLVASATAEVSALVHDEIALAKAEVRQDVKRGVAGSVAFIVAGVLILFALPVLSFAAAYGIHNLGLGLAWSFLIVGAAFIVLAILLALIAIAKFKKVKPPEKSIASAKQTAAVLQGVKPHPRPAVTAGTSRPAVTASGSTPTDKALTKSAVQDQASAVARSSA from the coding sequence ATGAGCGACCCCGGCAACTACGCGGGCAGCGCCGACCGCAGTCTCGGGCAGCTGGTCGCCTCGGCGACGGCCGAGGTGTCCGCACTGGTGCACGACGAGATCGCCCTGGCCAAGGCAGAGGTGCGGCAGGACGTCAAGCGGGGTGTGGCCGGCAGTGTGGCGTTCATCGTCGCAGGCGTGCTGATTCTGTTCGCGCTGCCCGTGCTGAGCTTCGCGGCGGCGTACGGAATCCACAACCTGGGACTCGGGCTCGCGTGGTCGTTCCTGATCGTCGGCGCCGCGTTCATCGTGCTGGCGATCCTGCTCGCGCTGATCGCCATCGCCAAGTTCAAGAAGGTCAAGCCGCCGGAGAAGTCCATCGCCTCGGCCAAGCAGACGGCGGCCGTGCTGCAGGGCGTCAAGCCGCATCCGCGGCCCGCCGTCACCGCGGGTACGAGCCGTCCGGCCGTCACAGCCTCGGGTAGCACCCCGACGGACAAGGCCCTGACGAAGTCCGCGGTCCAGGACCAGGCGTCCGCTGTGGCACGCTCGTCCGCATGA
- the nhaA gene encoding Na+/H+ antiporter NhaA, which yields MAAPAPTPPSPSRRTFLGRLSLPERNYLTDALRTETVGGVILLVAAVAALTWANTLGSSYRAVSDFHLGPQFLGLDLSVQHWAADGLLAIFFFVAGVELKRELVAGDLRDPKAAVLPVIAAVCGMAAPAVVYTLATVVGGGSTDGWAVPTATDIAFALAVLAVIGTSLPSALRAFLLTLAVVDDLFAILIIAIFFTEDIDFMALIGAVVGLAVFCLLLRKNVRGWYVYVPLALVIWGLMYNSGIHATIAGVAMGLMLRCTRREGEQHSPGEHIEHLIRPLSAGLAVPLFALFSAGVSLSGNALAGVFTRPETLGVVLGLVVGKTVGIFGGTWLAARFTKAELNKDLAWADVFAVASLAGIGFTVSLLIGELAFEGNATLTNEIKAAVLMGSLIAAVFSGALLKLRVRRYRTLYEAEELDEDQDGVPDIYEQDNPAYHLRMAAIYEKKAAEHRRLAELAGAASSKPDSPA from the coding sequence GTGGCCGCGCCCGCCCCCACACCCCCCTCTCCGTCCCGCCGCACCTTTCTCGGGCGTCTCTCCCTCCCCGAGCGGAACTACCTCACGGACGCCCTGCGCACCGAGACCGTCGGCGGAGTCATCCTGCTGGTCGCCGCCGTCGCCGCGCTGACCTGGGCGAACACTCTCGGGTCCAGTTACCGGGCCGTCAGCGACTTCCACCTCGGGCCGCAGTTCCTGGGGCTGGACCTCTCCGTGCAGCACTGGGCGGCCGACGGGCTGCTCGCGATCTTCTTCTTCGTCGCGGGTGTCGAGCTCAAGCGAGAACTGGTAGCGGGTGACCTGCGCGACCCCAAGGCCGCCGTCCTACCGGTCATCGCCGCCGTCTGCGGCATGGCCGCGCCGGCCGTCGTCTACACACTGGCGACTGTGGTCGGCGGCGGTTCCACGGACGGCTGGGCCGTCCCGACCGCCACCGACATCGCCTTCGCGCTCGCCGTCCTCGCGGTCATCGGCACCTCGCTGCCGTCCGCGCTCCGCGCCTTCCTGCTCACCCTTGCCGTCGTCGACGACCTCTTCGCGATCCTGATCATCGCCATCTTCTTCACCGAGGACATCGACTTCATGGCGCTCATCGGCGCCGTCGTCGGCCTCGCCGTCTTCTGTCTGCTGCTGCGCAAGAACGTGCGCGGTTGGTACGTCTACGTACCGCTCGCCCTGGTCATCTGGGGACTGATGTACAACAGCGGCATCCACGCCACCATCGCCGGTGTCGCCATGGGCCTGATGCTGCGCTGCACCCGGCGCGAGGGCGAGCAGCACTCTCCCGGCGAGCACATCGAACACCTGATACGCCCGCTGTCGGCCGGTCTCGCCGTGCCGCTGTTCGCGCTCTTCTCGGCCGGGGTCTCGCTCTCCGGCAACGCACTGGCAGGGGTCTTCACCCGGCCCGAGACGCTCGGTGTCGTGCTGGGGCTCGTCGTCGGCAAGACGGTCGGCATCTTCGGCGGTACCTGGCTGGCCGCCCGATTCACCAAGGCGGAGCTGAACAAGGACCTGGCATGGGCGGACGTCTTCGCGGTCGCCTCGCTCGCCGGGATCGGCTTCACCGTCTCGCTGCTCATCGGCGAGCTCGCATTCGAAGGGAACGCCACCCTCACCAACGAGATCAAGGCCGCAGTGCTGATGGGCTCCCTGATCGCGGCCGTGTTCTCCGGTGCATTGCTCAAACTCCGGGTACGCAGATACCGGACGCTCTACGAGGCGGAGGAGCTCGACGAGGACCAGGACGGCGTTCCCGACATCTACGAGCAGGACAATCCCGCGTACCACCTTCGGATGGCCGCGATCTACGAGAAGAAGGCCGCGGAGCACCGCCGCCTTGCCGAACTGGCGGGGGCAGCGAGCAGCAAGCCGGACAGTCCGGCATGA